The genomic DNA GGGCCGATCGGCCCGGCCGAGTTCATGCGCAACATCACCTTGACCGGCGGCGCCGGCCCCGCCCGCGCCTACATCGAGCAGCTGCTGCCCGATGTCCTCGACGGCACCATCGTCCCCGGCCGCGTCTTCGATCAGACGTTCACCCTCGACCGGACACCGGACGCCTACCGGGCCATGGCCGACCGCCAGGTCCTCAAGGCCCTCATCCGCCCCTGACTCCCACCCGCACAGCTAAGGATGCCCCCTCATGCAGTCCACCACCCTCAACAACGGCGTCGCGATGCCGCTGCTCGGCTTCGGCGTCTACCAGATCCCCGCTGAGGACACCGAGCGCGCCGTCTCCGACGCGCTCGCCGCCGGCTATCGCCTGCTGGACACTGCCGCCGCCTACAACAACGAAGAGGCCGTCGGTCGCGCCGTCAAGTCCAGCGGCATCGCCCGCGAGGATCTGTTCGTCACCACCAAGCTGTGGGTCCAGGACGCACCCGCCCAGGACAACACCAAGCGCGCGTTCGAGACCTCGCTGACCAGGCTGGGTCTGGACTACCTCGACCTGTATCTGATGCACCAGCCCTTCGGCGATGTCTACGGACAGTGGCGCGCCATGGAAGCCTTCAACCGCGCAGGCACAGCGAAGGCGATAGGTGTCGCCAACTTCTACCCCGACCGGCTGCTCGACTTGATCGTCAACAACGAGATCACCCCCGCCGTCAACCAGGTCGAGACCCATCCCTTCTTCCAGCGCGTCGACTACCAGGACCTGATGCGTGAGCACGGCGTGCAGATCCAGTCCTGGGGCGGCTTCGCCGAGGGCAGGAACGACCTGTTCACGAACCCTCTGCTGGCCGAGATCGGAAAGGCGTACGACAAATCGGTCGCGCAGGTCGTGCTGCGCTGGCTCACCCAGCGCGGCGTCATCGCCATCCCCAAGTCCGTCCGGCCCGAAAGGATGGCTGAGAATCTCGACGTATTCGACTTCCAGCTCACCGACGAGCAGATGGCGCGGATCGCCACCCTCGACACCGGCAGCTCGCTGTTCTTCGACCACCACGATCCGAAGATCGTCACCTGGCTCGCCGAGCGCCGCCTCGACGCATGACCGCAGCTCCACGGTGACGCGCCCTCCTGCGAGCCACCGTGATGACGGGACTCGGCGTCGTGACCGGAGCCCGACTCACCGGCTGTCCCTCGCCTGCGGGGCGAGGGAGCGAGCGTCGGACGGTGCCCCCAGGATCGTCCGCGACGACCCCGGGCCGGGGAACGGCAAGGGCCGGCCTGGTGATCACCTGGTGGTGATCCATCCGCGGTGCAATCCTGAACATACGGCCAACAGCGCAGGGTAACTCTACGAAGATCGGCGGGTGCCGGCATGCCCGTGTCGGGGGGTTCCGGGAGATCCTGTCCTCCTGTGCGCAGGGCAAGCGGATCAATCGGGTCGACGCGCATGACATGGGCGTCCTGCACGGGGTGAGCGCGGGGCGCCTGAGCCGCGATCTGGTAGGCCACCGGTTCAACGCACCGGAGGGGCAAGGCAAGTGGCTGCTCGCCCGCGCCGCCGGGCTCACCGTGTTGCTGCACTTCGGTGTGACGGGGGAACTGGTCTTCCGGCCAGAGGCTGACCCGCCCGATCCGCACGACCGCGTGGTGTTCACCACGGACCGTCGACATCGCGAAGGCAGTTCCGTGTGGGATGACATTGGCGACTCGTCGAGTTGTACAGGCCTTCGCCGACGCGGGCTCAGCAGAGATCGCACTCGTCCAGATCGGCAGAGCACACCAGCACCTCTTCTTGCGTCGGCCCAGGCGAAGTTGCTGCCGGCCCTGCGCGAACTCTGGTCCTACCGGGGGAACTCCGAATCCAGCGACCGGGTCCGCAGGGCGGTGGGGCGTCAAACATTGATGACTAGTTCTCCACGGCAGACGGCCTCTTCTCCGCCCTCGCACGGCGCCGGGATCAGGACCTCAGGGAGGAGTGGCGTGGGCGGGGATCACCTCGGCCAGGGCCGGCTATCCGCAGCAGACGCCGGACCTTCGCCTTCGGGCACACGAGGTGCAGCAGGCCGTGGTGTTGGTGGGCGGCGCCATGGGCTCGAACCAGCACGCGCAGACCACTCGCGTCACAGAAGTGCACTTTGGACATGTCCAGGACGATCCTGGCCGGACTGTGAGCCGTGATGACGTCCGCGAGCCGGCTGCCCAGTTGATCGGCGGTCGCGATGTCCAGCTCACCCGCGACCTCGACGACCGGCCAGCCGGCTCGGCGATCGGATGAAACCGTCAGTGGGTCCATGTGCTCACCCCCGAGACCCGACTGCGTGCAGAGGTGCTGATGGACGCCCGCAGTCTCTGGGCGGTCGAGGAATTCGTTTACCTGCCGTGCCGGGCTGGTACGCGTGTCCGCCCCTCACCCTGCCGCGCGACCTGGCGGCCTTCGCCGCCCACCTGGACAATCGCCCGGCCACCGATGCCCGCCCACTCGGTGGCGGGGAGAGGGCCGAACTCCTTGCCTGGATACGCTTCGTCGACCGCAGGCCGCTGGACGCCGAGGCGCTGGTGGTCCTCGCTGACGCCCTGCCGCCCGCGCTGTTCGCTCTGTGGACCGTTCCTCGCCCGGTGCCGACCGCGGAGCTGACCGTGCACTTCACCGACGCCCTGGACGTAGCACCGGCCGAGGGCTGGGCCCTGGTCCGGATCCCGAGCACGCCGGAAGCGGTTGGGCCATCGACGACAGCGCCATCTGGTCCACCTCCGGCCGGCTGCTTGCCCTCGCCTGCCAGGCGCGTGCCGTGCGCCATGGCTTCCGGGCCGTGCACCAGGACTGACGAGCCGCGACTTCATCGCCGCCCATCACTGACCTGTCGCGCACGGCTGGGAGGCGGGAGTTCGCCGAAGCCCGGCACCGGCTGACCATCGACCACCTGCCGACCTACGCACCCGACATCAACCCCGTCGAAGGGATCCGGTCCTTGCTACGGCGAGGCTGGCTCTCCAACGTGGTCTTCTACGCCAAAGCACCTCATTAAGCGCATCAGACATGGCACTGCCAGGACCGTAGGCACCTCATACAAGGTTGCCTCGCCGAGACCGACCTGACCGTCAGTCCACGAACATCCCGACCGACAGCACGAATTCAACGTCGGCAACCCCTTTCAACAGGGAAACGTCACATCTCCTGGCGCGGTGGAAAGCCATGCGGGAGTGCCCGCAGCCGGATCGACGAGCCGACGCCGGGTGCCTTTCAGGTTCGTCACATGCGAGTGGTGTGCTGGTCCAGGACGGCCCGCAGCCGGTCGAGGCCCTCGGCGTCATGCACGCCCCGCTTGGGCAGGACACCGAGGTACATGATGTTGGGGTCCCGGCTGAGCAGGACGAAGTGGCCGGCAGTCTCCCGGTAGCCCTGGAAGACGGACCACTTCTGGACCAACGTGCTGTGGTCGGTGCGGCAGGTGATCCCGGCCGGAGACACGGTGGCGCGGTACTCGCCCTGCCATCCGATGATCCGCTGCACATTGGCCGCCTGTAGGCGCGGGTACCCCCACACCACCAGGATGACGAACAAGAACAGAACGGTCGAGACCACGTCGAAACTCCCGCGACCCACGGTGGAGAGCAGCCACTGCCCTACCCACAGGGTGAGGAACACACCCCGCAGCAGCAACCCGGTCCGCTTGATCCGCTCGCGGACCCGCAGGCCGACCAGTGTGTCGGCGGACTGGGGCCGGTACACCAGCTGGACCGCGGTCTGCTCGTCCACGACGTCGTCAGAGGATTGCGCGCTGTTGTTCGTGCCTTCGGCGCTGCGGCCCTCGGCCATGATTCCTCCCCGGTACGAAGACCTGCGGATCCTACCGAACCTCAGTGCTGGGGCGGACGGCCGCCGTGGCGGGGCAGGCGTCTGGGTCGGCCGACGACGCCGACCATGGCGGGGACCTCGTCGAGCAGGGCAGGAGTTGGGTGACGGCGTTGCATCTCGTCACGCGGTGAAGCTACCGGGCAGCAGTGACAACTCGCTGTCCAGGGAGTAATCGCGTCACGGGATCGACCGGACGCGCTCGCATAAAGCGCTCTTAAAGTCCCGTCCCGACCCTCACGGCAGGGACTCGGCAACGCATCTGCTGCTCGGCCTCGGCTTCGTCCAGACCCCGGCCGGTCGTGCAGGGGCCGCAAGCCGCCCCGGACGGGAGGTGGCGCGCGCCGTGTCCGCCCTGCCGAGACCGGCCACATGACCGTGGCCCTGCCTCTCCCTACCCATGACCCGAGGAACCCGGAGCACCCGACTCGAGCGTCGGGCCGCAGCCGTTCCCACCTGCCTACAGCCATGAACCTCCGCAGCCGACCCAGCTCAGCCGACCCGGCCGAAATGGAGATCAAGGCACCTGCGCCCCAGAAACTGCGAATCGAGCGCCGCCAAACACCTCGTGCCGGGAACACAATGAAGTGTGTGGGCTGTGCCGGGGTGAGCTGCTGGAGAGCACGGACGTCGGAGGAGGCGCAGCGCAGCGATGCCGTAGTTTCCGCTCCGGGGTCAGGGGCAGGCGGATGAGTGAGTGCTTACGAAAGGACCGACATGAGTGCCGGAGAGAAGGCCAAGGCCAAGACCGAGCAGGTGGTCGGGAAGGCCGTGAGGAAGGTGGCCCACGCTATGGGTAACGAGACCACCGCGGCCAAGGGAGCCGCACTGGAGGCCCGGGGCAAGGCCCGGGACATCAAGGAGAAGTCGAAGGACAGCTTCCGGCGCTGACCACGCCACGTCGTGGGAGGAGCCAGCACGAGGCCAGAGCGGGTTCGTGCGTACGGTGGTGCGCAGTTGGGCTTGGCACTACAACAGCTGCCCCAGTACACATCGCGTCGCACCGGCCCACTCCGGCGCACACGCGTGCGGCAGCGGCCTCTGCCGCTCGTGCCCCGGCGCTGATCTCCGGAGGCACTCGCCGACTTGGCTGCCGCCCACTGCGCTCGCCGCCCGGGTGGCGCTGGTTTCACTGAGTGCCGGCGTGCGGACCTGGTCGGCCTGTTCGGGGACGGTGCAGCGGGCTGCATCCCTTGTCGCCCAGCACATGGGCGGGCCGCACCCGGGCCATCCTGGACCGAGGCGGCGCACCCGTATCGCTTCCATGACAGTGGTGAACTGGGTGCAGTCGTTGGTGTTCCCGCCGGTGACGGTGAAGGCCAGAGGCCGTCCCACGGCGTCGCAGGCCAGATGAATCTTGCTGGTCAGGCTGCCTCGAGAGCGTCCGAGTCCGGGGTTTCGGATCCCCCATTTCGGGCCCCGGCGGCATGCTGGTGGGCGCGGACGACGGTGGAATCGACCGACACGAGCCAGTCGATGTCACCGGCCGCGTCCGCCCGGGCCTGCGCGGCTCGGAGCATCCGGTCGAAGGTGCCGTCCAGCGCCCACCGGCGGAAACGCGTGTGGAGTGTGGCCCATGGCCCGTATCGCTCGGGAACGTCCCGCCAGGCGATCCCGGTACGGAGCTTCCACACGATCCCGTTGAGGAACCTCCGGTCATCCAACCGCTTCCGCCCCCGCAACAAGGCGGGCAGCAGCGGCCGGACGAACTCCCACTCACCATCAGACAGTTCATGGCGGCGTATCACCCGACCATGATCCACCACTCAAGATCACCATTTGCCGACACGGCCCTGGGGCCGCACCGGGGACACAGAGCGGTCAGAGCGGGTTGAGACGGGCCTTGAGCAGGCAGAACTCATTGCCCTCGGGGTCGGCAAGAACGTGCCACTGCTCCTCGCCGGTCTGGCCGATGTCAGCCGGGCGCGCCCCGAGCTTCAGGAGGCGTTCGAGCTCGGCGTCCTGATCGCGGTCGGTGGCGTTGACGTCTATGTGTAGCCGGAGCTTCCCCGGCTCCGGCTCGTCCCTGCGGCTGAGGATGATCGTCGGCTGCGGGCCGCCGAACCCTTCGCGTGGCCCGATCTCGAAGTATTCGTTCCCTTCGCGATCGAGCACTACGAAGTCCAGGACCTCGCACCAGAACCGCGCCAGCACCTCGGGGTCGCGGCAACCGAGCACGAGCTCACTGATACGACATGCCATTGACGAAACCTACTCTCAACGTGGGAACTGCTGGGGCAACCGCGCGGAACTCTTGGGCTTCCCGTAGTGGGAACATGGTCGAGACCGTACCGGGTGAAGCGAGCAGGTGAGAAGGGCTTTTGGGGTCGTCGCCTCGCCGGGCCGGGCCGCCGGGCGGGGACCGTCGGCCGCCCAGCGGGGCAGACGGGTTGACGACAAGCCCTGAGGGCTGTCGGACTCGCCGGTGCCCTGACCGCACTCCTGTGGTTCGGCTCCAGCACCGGCGGCGAGTGAAGCCACTCGGCTGGGGTGCCTGCTTGGTCCTGTCGATGATCGCCGGGGCCGCCTGCAACGCGGCCGGCCCGCCCTTCGCCATGGCGTCGAGCCTCGTGCACGACGAGATCCGCATGTTCACCGGCGTGTTCCCCGGCTACAGCATGGCGGGCCTCGCCCTCACGCTGTTGATCGTCATCCTCCACAAGAAGCTCATGGCCCGAGGCGTGACCGGATTCCTTGGCGCGCTGTTCACGGGTGGGTGCGTGTCGGCCAGATCGCTCAGTGCGGCCCGTCCGGTCGATCCTGCCGGGGAGCCCATCGGCGCTGAATCGCTGTAGGGACCCGCCGGACAAGGAGCTGGGTGGAGGAGGTTGGGTTCGTCGAAAAATGCCTCGACATCGGTCGCGGTGATCGGGGAGGCTTCGCGCGATGACCAGAATCGACGACACGCCGCCCGCGTGGGACGAGCGCACGCAGCTCACCACGTTTCTCGACTACGCACGTGACACCGCCCGCGCCAAGTGCGATGGCGTCTCTGCGGAGAATGCACGCAAGGCGCTCCTGCCGGGCTCGCCGCTGATGACCATGAGTGGAGTGATCAACCACCTCCGCTGGGTCGAGTACTACTGGTTCCAAGTGGTTTTCCTCGGCGAGGAAGACCGGGGCCCCTGGACCGAGGAGGACCCCGACCGCGAGATGCGAATCGCGATCGACTTCCCGCTCACGCAGTTGCTCGACGAATACGCCGAACAGAGCGCCCACTACCGCGAACTGGTCGCCGGGAACGGCCTGGACAAGCAGGCCCAGCGAGCCGTCCGCAACGGCCTCCACGTCGACCTGCGCTGGATCCTCCTCCACCTCACCGAGGAGACCGCCCGCCACAACGGCCACCTGGACATCCTGCGCGAGATGCTCGACGGCACGACCGGCGACTAGATCCGGCTTCGCTGAACTACCACCACGCATGCCTGGCCAGAGCCGGAGACCCGCCCGCTCTGCTCCGCCACCACGGCGGCGCCGACCCGTCGAACTCCGCGCGGACAAGGCGCGAAGGCCCCGCAGCGCCTGACTGCCCGAGCACCCCAAGCTCGGTGTCCGGCCGGCGGTGGCAGGTCCGGATCCCGTCAGTGTGGGCGGCGAGGGCCTGTTCGCGCGTGATGGCCCGGTGGCGCCTTCCGGCGGCGTGGCACCCGCCGACGCGACCTCGATGGGTCGGCACCGACCCCGATGCCGAACTCAACGACCCAGTCCGAGGTCGGGTGATCTTTGCGCCCAGCTGACCCGCGCTGAGGAGTTCGACGATCTTCTTCCATGGGTAAAATTAACGTAAAGAGATGAAGCAGCGTGCTCGGGGTGCACATTGCACCGGCACACCTCCGATCGTTCGGCAGGGTTTCCTTCCCCAAGGGGTATCCGGCTGTCCCGTATCGGGGTGCAATGGGGGGAGTCAGGTCCTTCCGCACCCACATCGGTCAGAAGAGGCATGCAATGGATCCATGGCTGATCTGGTTGATCATCGCAGCCGTATTGGCTGCGGCGGAGATCTTCACCCTTACTGCTGCGCTCGGAATGCTGAGTGCGGCCGCGTTGGTCACGGCGGGGTCCGCCGCGGTCGGACTGCCGCTGCCGTTGCAGTTCCTGGTGTTCACCGTCGTAGCTACAGTCACCGTGCTGTTTGTGCGCCCCATTGCGCTGCGCCACGTTCTCCAGCCCCAAGTGGAGAGATTCGGCGTAGACGCACTGGTCGGCAGGGGTGCGTATGTCGTCTCGGAGGTGACGGGCCGGGGCGGCAGGGTTCGCATCGACGGTGAGGAGTGGACGGCCCGCGCCTACGACGAGACGCTGGTGATCCCTCCTGGAAAGACCGTCGACGTCATGGAGATCAGCGGCGCCACCGCGATTGTCTACCCCCGGGACTGAAAACATGGAAACTTCGGCGTTCTTGATTGCCGGCCTGATCGTCGCGCTGATCGCGGTTTTCACCGTGGTGAGGGCGGTCCGTATCGTGCCCCAGGCACGCGCTCGTAATGTCGAGCGGCTCGGCCGCTATCACCGGACCTTGAATCCCGGCCTCAGCCTCGTGATCCCTTACATCGACCGCGTTCATCCGGTGATTGATCTGCGCGAACAGGTTGTTTCCTTCAAACCGCAGCCGGTCATCACCGAAGACAATCTGGTTGTAGAGATCGACACCGTTCTGTACTTCCAGGTCACCGACCCACGCGCGGCCTTCTACGAGATCGCGAATTTCCTTCAGGCGGTCGAGCAGCTCACCGTCACCACCTTGCGCAACGTCGTGGGATCCATGGACCTGGAAAAGACGCTCACCTCACGGGACACCATCAACAGCCAGCTGCGCGGGGTGTTGGACGAAGCCACCGGAAAGTGGGGGCTGAGGGTCAACCGGGTGGAGATCAAGGCCATCGACCCTCCGCAGTCCATCAAGGACGCGATGCAGAAGCAGATGCGAGCCGAGCGGGACAAGCGGGCCGCGATTCTCGGTGCCGAGGGGCAGCGCCAGTCGCAGATCCTCACCGCCGAAGGCGACAAACAGGCGGCTGTCCTGCGCGCGGAGGGTAACCGGACCGCTGCGATTCTCCAGGCCGAGGGCCAGTCCCGGGCCATCGACGAGGTGTTCCAGGCCGTACATCGCAACGATCCCGACCCCAAGCTGCTCGCCTACCAATACCTCCAGACGCTGCCGCAACTCGCGCAAGGCTCGGGCAACAATTTCTGGGTGATCCCCAGTGAGATCACCTCTGCACTCCAGGGGGTGTCCCGCGCCTTCACCGAGGTGTTGCCCCAGTCACCGGCCACCCGAGAGAAGCCCTCGGACGACATGGTCGCCCAGGCCGCCAACGACAAGGCTCAGGCGGAGGAAGCCGCTGCCGCGGCCCTTGCCGACGCGGCCAAGGCCGAGGGCGCCAACCCTGATGCCCTCCCGCCTCACCCGCCTCGCTGACGGCGGGCGGCACCTCTGCCGGCGCAACTCGCGCACCGGAAAGCTTCAAGCGCCCTGCCGGAGACGTCCAGCAGGTCCGCGCCCAGGTGCGGCAGGTCCTCGGCCTGTACCAAGGCGATCCACGCGCGCAGCAGGGTGCTCTTCTCCTCTGCGGGCTCCAGCAGTGTGGCGACCGTGTGGGTGAGACCGGTGAGGGCTCAGGCCACGGAGACCGCACGCCGTCTGCGTACCGGCGCGAGTGCCTCGGTCCACTCCACGACGCGATCGAGCAGCCCACTCAAGGCGTCATCACTGAACTCACTCGGCGTGAACACGGAGAAGTCCTCGAAGTCCGAAGCCAGGTGAAGCGAGACCTGTGCCGGGACGTCGGCGAGTCCGAGCAGGCCGCACATCTGCCGCAACTGGGCTGCCGAGCCCGTGCCCCCGGCGACGCCGTAGGAGACGATCCCGGCAGCCTTGTCGGCCCACTCGGCGAAGACGAAGTCGACGGCGTCCTTGAGCACGCCCGGCATCTGGTGGTTGTACTCGGGCGTGACGAAGACGAATCCGTCGAAGCCGTCGATCGTCCGCACCCACTCCTGCGCCTCAGGGCCACCCTCCCCACCCCTGGCCGGAGGAACCGCCTGGTCGAAGTGAGGAAGGCGGAAGTCCGCGAGGTCCACCAGTTCGAAGTCGGCGTCGCCGCGTCGCCCCGCGATGTCGTGGACCCACCCGGCGACCTGTGCACCGAGCCGACCTGGACGAGTGCTCCCGAGAATGATGCCGATCCTGTTCACTGTGCTGTCTCCTGTCGCGAAAGGGGGTGGGGACCCGCGAAGTGCCACGGAGTACTCGGTCCCCACCGTCGTATTCGGCAGTTCGCCGTCACCGCGGACCGACGGGGCAGCGACCGCAATTGTCAGGACGACGGCCGGCCCGTGTCGACGGCTGACATCCATGGGCGCTGTTTCGTCGAATCACGAGGAGACGCGAACTCGGTGAGTGAAGGGGACTGGACCGATGAAGATCACAGGCGGACGCGACGAACCCACGGCGCGGCCGGACGACCATCTGCTCGAGCCCGAACGCCGCGCCCTGGCCAATGTCGCCTACCGCCTCCTCGGCTCGCTGACCGAGGCGGAGGACGCGGTCCAGGAGGCCTACACCCGCTGGTTATCGCTCCCTGAGGCGCGACGCGACGCGATCTCCTCTCCAGGCGCCTGGCTGACCACCGTCGTGAGCCGGATCTGCCTCGACCAACTCCGTTCGGCCCGTGTGCGTCGCGAGCGGTACGTCGGTGAATGGATTCCCGAGCCGCTGCCGGTGCGTGCGGAGTGGAGCGAGCTCCCGCTCGGATCGATGGCGAGGGACCCGGCCGACCACATCACCTTGGACGAGTCCGTCGAGATGGCGTTCTTGGTCGTCCTCGACTCGATGACGCCGGCCGAGCGCGTCGCCTTCATGTTGCACGATGTCTTCCGGGTGCCGTTCGGCGAGGTGGCCGAGATCGTCGGCCGTACCCCCGGGGCCTGCCGCGAACTGGCCTCCGCGGGCCGCCGCCGAGTGGCTGCTGCCCGTAGCCGCGGTGCGGCGGCGCCGCGCCGTGCCGTGCTCGTCCGTGACTTCCGACAGGCTTGGC from Streptomyces sp. NBC_01707 includes the following:
- a CDS encoding aldo/keto reductase, which codes for MQSTTLNNGVAMPLLGFGVYQIPAEDTERAVSDALAAGYRLLDTAAAYNNEEAVGRAVKSSGIAREDLFVTTKLWVQDAPAQDNTKRAFETSLTRLGLDYLDLYLMHQPFGDVYGQWRAMEAFNRAGTAKAIGVANFYPDRLLDLIVNNEITPAVNQVETHPFFQRVDYQDLMREHGVQIQSWGGFAEGRNDLFTNPLLAEIGKAYDKSVAQVVLRWLTQRGVIAIPKSVRPERMAENLDVFDFQLTDEQMARIATLDTGSSLFFDHHDPKIVTWLAERRLDA
- a CDS encoding STAS domain-containing protein; this encodes MDPLTVSSDRRAGWPVVEVAGELDIATADQLGSRLADVITAHSPARIVLDMSKVHFCDASGLRVLVRAHGAAHQHHGLLHLVCPKAKVRRLLRIAGPGRGDPRPRHSSLRS
- a CDS encoding acyl-CoA thioesterase domain-containing protein, with product MKPSVGPCAHPRDPTACRGADGRPQSLGGRGIRLPAVPGWYACPPLTLPRDLAAFAAHLDNRPATDARPLGGGERAELLAWIRFVDRRPLDAEALVVLADALPPALFALWTVPRPVPTAELTVHFTDALDVAPAEGWALVRIPSTPEAVGPSTTAPSGPPPAGCLPSPARRVPCAMASGPCTRTDEPRLHRRPSLTCRARLGGGSSPKPGTG
- a CDS encoding YcxB family protein yields the protein MAEGRSAEGTNNSAQSSDDVVDEQTAVQLVYRPQSADTLVGLRVRERIKRTGLLLRGVFLTLWVGQWLLSTVGRGSFDVVSTVLFLFVILVVWGYPRLQAANVQRIIGWQGEYRATVSPAGITCRTDHSTLVQKWSVFQGYRETAGHFVLLSRDPNIMYLGVLPKRGVHDAEGLDRLRAVLDQHTTRM
- a CDS encoding VOC family protein; amino-acid sequence: MACRISELVLGCRDPEVLARFWCEVLDFVVLDREGNEYFEIGPREGFGGPQPTIILSRRDEPEPGKLRLHIDVNATDRDQDAELERLLKLGARPADIGQTGEEQWHVLADPEGNEFCLLKARLNPL
- a CDS encoding DinB family protein, encoding MTRIDDTPPAWDERTQLTTFLDYARDTARAKCDGVSAENARKALLPGSPLMTMSGVINHLRWVEYYWFQVVFLGEEDRGPWTEEDPDREMRIAIDFPLTQLLDEYAEQSAHYRELVAGNGLDKQAQRAVRNGLHVDLRWILLHLTEETARHNGHLDILREMLDGTTGD
- a CDS encoding DUF6233 domain-containing protein encodes the protein MPTHRGRVGGCHAAGRRHRAITREQALAAHTDGIRTCHRRPDTELGVLGQSGAAGPSRLVRAEFDGSAPPWWRSRAGGSPALARHAWW
- a CDS encoding NfeD family protein, which translates into the protein MDPWLIWLIIAAVLAAAEIFTLTAALGMLSAAALVTAGSAAVGLPLPLQFLVFTVVATVTVLFVRPIALRHVLQPQVERFGVDALVGRGAYVVSEVTGRGGRVRIDGEEWTARAYDETLVIPPGKTVDVMEISGATAIVYPRD
- a CDS encoding SPFH domain-containing protein, whose product is METSAFLIAGLIVALIAVFTVVRAVRIVPQARARNVERLGRYHRTLNPGLSLVIPYIDRVHPVIDLREQVVSFKPQPVITEDNLVVEIDTVLYFQVTDPRAAFYEIANFLQAVEQLTVTTLRNVVGSMDLEKTLTSRDTINSQLRGVLDEATGKWGLRVNRVEIKAIDPPQSIKDAMQKQMRAERDKRAAILGAEGQRQSQILTAEGDKQAAVLRAEGNRTAAILQAEGQSRAIDEVFQAVHRNDPDPKLLAYQYLQTLPQLAQGSGNNFWVIPSEITSALQGVSRAFTEVLPQSPATREKPSDDMVAQAANDKAQAEEAAAAALADAAKAEGANPDALPPHPPR
- a CDS encoding NADPH-dependent FMN reductase yields the protein MNRIGIILGSTRPGRLGAQVAGWVHDIAGRRGDADFELVDLADFRLPHFDQAVPPARGGEGGPEAQEWVRTIDGFDGFVFVTPEYNHQMPGVLKDAVDFVFAEWADKAAGIVSYGVAGGTGSAAQLRQMCGLLGLADVPAQVSLHLASDFEDFSVFTPSEFSDDALSGLLDRVVEWTEALAPVRRRRAVSVA
- the sigJ gene encoding RNA polymerase sigma factor SigJ, with translation MKITGGRDEPTARPDDHLLEPERRALANVAYRLLGSLTEAEDAVQEAYTRWLSLPEARRDAISSPGAWLTTVVSRICLDQLRSARVRRERYVGEWIPEPLPVRAEWSELPLGSMARDPADHITLDESVEMAFLVVLDSMTPAERVAFMLHDVFRVPFGEVAEIVGRTPGACRELASAGRRRVAAARSRGAAAPRRAVLVRDFRQAWQAKDVDALIRLLDPSVVAVADGGGRAMASPVPVQGRGAVAEFLVRLAALAGRLDLLERTVNGQPGLVAMKGRDVLTVYAFDIDDDRIQRIWAIRNPDKLRPWADTSARPAGR